The DNA segment AGTTCTTAGAATGGGATCTTTTTCAATATCTTCTGCGGAAACTTCTCCAACATATCCGATTAAGTGAGCTGCTGCTTCGTTTAAAGGATAGGTACGCGCAGTAACTTCTTGATACACTACTCCAGCAACTTGAGGCAATTCAGCATCTTTAGCCATAGTTTTAAATGGAACAAAACTATCAGGTGTTACCCATCCTTGCTTTAAAAGATTTTCCAATTCTTCTATAGTTACATCATATGTTTCAGCAATTTTTTCTAAATTTGTTGTTTTTTGGTCTTCTTCTCCCAAAGCGGAAGGTTGCATCCCAGCTTGCCAAGAAGTACCTTCTGTTGCTAATGGAGATCCATCTTTATCTAAAATATCTCCTCTTTCGCCGACAGTTGTGATGATAGAAATTTTGTCTGTTGGTTCCATATCAGGGAAAATAAGATGTGTATTCCAATCTACTTGATACTCATTTTCAGTTTGAGATAACGTTGTTTCATAATTTTTTTCATCTAACGAGCCTAAAGCCGTCTCCATATTAACGGTATAAGACAATGTATATTGATCCGTTTCTTCATCTTGTGCAAGTTTCAAATCAGATACGGTTAACTCCGCTGCTCCTATACCCCCGTATACTGTTTCATACCGCTCAGCCATAGTTTTTTTTGTATAATCAATTTCTTTCAATGATTCTTCTGAAACTACTTGGCTCATAGCTGGATAATCTTGTTTTTCTAAAGCCGCAATGAAGGTATCTGCTGTTTTTTGAGCAGCCTTTTCATCTCTTGCTTCAGTCCAGGCTGTATACCCTATGATTCCTCCACCAATTACTAGAAGAAAAACAATTACGATACTTATTATTGCCCATAACGGAAGTTTCTTGCCTTTAGTGTTGTTCCGATTTTTCATTTCTACACCAACCTTTTCTTTATTCTTTCTCTTCTAACTCTTGTCGCCGCTCATAATTCATTTCTTCTTGACCTCGGTATTTCTTCATTAATTCACTAAATAATTCTCCATTGCTTGGTGGTGTATATGTAATCGCATTCGCGCCAGCAGCTATGGTTTCTTTTATACTCTCATCTGTTGGTCCACCTGTTGCAATTATGGGTACTTTAGGAAATTTTTTACGTATTTCACGTACAATATGTGTTGTGCGTGCTGCTCCACTGACATTAAGAATGTCTACTCCAGCGTCCAGTTTTGATTGAATATCCGAAAACTCAGAAACAATAGTTGAAATAATTGGAATATCCACTACTTGATCTATTTCTTGATACGTTTCTGTGGGCGTTGGAGAATTAAGCACGACTCCAATACAGCCATGAGCTTCAGCAAATAAAGCAATGTTTGCCGAACGATGACCATTGGTAATGCCTCCACCTACTCCAGCTAGAACAGGCATACTTGCTACATTGGTAATCCCTTGAATAATCGCTGGATGAGGTGAAAACGGATATACTGCAATAACAGCATCAGCATCGTTATTCATAATAATTGCAATATCAGTTGTAAATATTAACGAACGAAATCTTTTTCCGTTTATGATAATGCCACTAGCTGTATCAATAATTTCCGGCACAGACACATAGTGTTTTCTTAAATCAGTAGTGATACTAGGAGATCCTTTTTTTTCTTCCATTCTTTTCACCTCATTAGTTAGTTTCATAGTCCTTATTTTAACGAATGTCTATTCTAAATGCTACCATTCTATAACTTTATGAAGCGATTTCTTTCTCTATAAGATGAAGACTTGATTCATTCTCATAGAAGGAACCAAGTCTGTCTTTTTAATCATACTGATTTAAGTTGTATTGTTCGATTAACCGAATCAGTTTTTCTGGATAGTCTGGATCAGTAGCATAGCCACTTTCTTGTAAAGCGTAAGCAGCTTCTTTGTAATCTGCTGCTGCTAAGACTTTCGCATATTGATCCTCATTCCATGTTGTTCCCTTAGTAAACAATTCAGAGTGGTCTTCCATAGACTCCTGCCAAGTTGCGTATTTTCTGAAATCTGCTTTAATTTCAATCCATTCTCCATCTACATACTCTTTGGTCGTCATCGTTGCAGTCGGTTCTAAACTGCTGCCTTTAATTCCATAATAATTATTATTTTTAATCGAAAGTTCACTATTGCCCCAATCTGATTCAAGTATAGCTTGAGCAATACTGATACTCGGCAATACTCCATACTTTTCTTGCAGCACTTTAGAATAGTCTGCAATTTGAACAATAAATTGTTCTTCATCTAAAGTCTCCTCTTGCGTCATGTGTACTTCTGAGACTTCTTGACTTAAGAAATAGAGTGTACCCAGGAAGATAAATACAAAAATAAAAAGAGTCATCAAGATATAGCTAGGAACGATTTTTTTTGTATTCTTGCGTTTAGTTGTTTTGTAGACTTTCTTTTTTTGCTTTTTAAGGGGCACATCTTTCTTCCTCTCATTTAAAAAAAGTTCACGAAACTAAGATTATTTACCAGCTTCGCTTAATAAAGCAACGTATTCTTCTAAAGACAACTCATAGTTTTTCATGTAAGCTGCGTTCTCTTTTCCAACATAACGAAAATGCCAAGATTCATATTCAATTCCTGTTTGTTCTTCCTTTCCTTTAGGGAATCGAAGAACAAATCCATATTCAGCTGCGTGTTCAACTAACCACTGTTGAGATTCTTGAGTATCAAATTCAGCAATCAATCCTTTTCCTGAATTTAGCCACTCTGTATCCATTACATCAATTGCAAGGCCTGTATGATGCTCGCTGCCACCAGGTATAGCAATATAATCTTCCGTTAACTTGATTGCTTCTTCTTTTGAGTTTCCCTGATCTAGGTACTCTTGAATTCTATTATTGTAATTTGTTGTTTGCAAATCAACGGAACGGAATGTGGAAACAGCTACGATTTCATGACCTGCTTCTTTTCCAGCCTCAGTCATCGCAGTATAATCTTCAATAATTCGTTGGTCTACCAGTAACCCATTTGACAAGGCACTTAAAGGTCTTTCAATCGATTCATCTATTTTTGTCCAGTTATTGACTAATTCTAGATTCCAATCTTCTGTTGAGACGTCTGGCAAAGCATCTAGCATTGCTTGATGTTCTGCTTCTTCTGCTAATTTTTGTTCTTCTTCTGGTGTTAAAGAAACACTTGAAGAACTCGTTTCTGCAGATTGACTAGATTGTACGGATGCTTCTTGGTTGAATTGTTCACACCCTCCTAATATACCTGTTGCTATCAGTAGTAGTGCTAAATTTTTCTTCATTTTTTAAAGACTCCAATCTACTTTTACTTAATGTGATACATCAAAAATACACTATGATGTGAAGTTAGTGTACTTTTGATTTTACTCCTTTATAATAACATTAATACCGATTAATTTTAACAGTAAATCTTTTTTTGGAGGATTATGAATGAAAAATGAAACATTAACAGATCACCTTTACAAAGCATCCCAAGGTATCGCTGCTGCTGTAGTGGTAACTTTAGGTATTGGACTGTTGATTCAAAGTATCGGAGAATTGTTGGGTTTTTCCACGCTTGTTACGATTGGTGCGGTTACAAAGACTTTGTTGATTCCTGGTTTAGGTATTGGGATTAGTTATTATTTAAAAACCGATATTCTAACATTATTGAGTGCAACTGCAGCCGGCGTTATCGGTGGACGTGCATATATTTTTTCCGATGGCATACTTTCTTTAAAAAGTGGTGAACCTGTCGGCGCTTTAGTTGCAATTGGTATCGCCATTGCAGTGGGTACCTTTATATTTAACAAAACGCGATTTAATATGATTCTAGTACCATTTGCAAGTATCTTAATCAGTGGGATAGTGGGTTACTTTTTGTCTGCCCCAATCGCCTATACGCTGAATAACATCTCTTTACTGATTACTTCTTCTGTAGCTGGCTTTCCACTTTTATCTTCAATGGTTTTAGGACTGATTTTCGGCCTACTTATTTTATCCCCGGCTTCATCTGCAGCCATTGCACTCGCTTTGCAGTTGGATGGTTCCGCTGGAGCTGCTGCTTTAATTGGATGCAGTGTGCAATTCACAGTCTTTGCTTTTCTCAGCTTGAAAGATAATGATGCCGGTACATTTCTAGCTCAACTAATCATTACACCAAAACTTCAAACAGGAAATATTCTTAAACATCCCAAAGTGGCATTGTTCCCACTAATTCTTGGAACGCTATTAGCCCCTGTGGGGGTTCTGATATTTGGTTTGGAAGCTTCTGCTGAGATTGCAGGGATGGGATTATGCGCTCTAGTAGCTGTTTTTGGTATCGCTTCTTCTCAAGGAATGGCTGCTACTTTTTATTATCTATTCGTAGTTGTTGTTTTACCAGCTCTTTTAACTCTGCTATTTAAACCATTTCTTATCAAATCAAAACTTCTAAAATCCAATGATTTAAAAATTACGATTTAATTATTAAAGAAGAGGTTGGGATAAAAATCCCAACCTCTTCTTTATATAATTTTCTATCAACTTTCATTTACTAGACTTTTTTATCCATAACATTTCTTTTTCAATCGGTTTATTCAGCTTTATCCATCATTCCGGGCACAAAGGTCGAAATCTGCCATTCAACTCCAAACCGATCAACAACATTTCCAAATAAAGGACTCCAAAATGTTTCCCCAAGTGGCATCGATATCTTCCCATCTACTTTCAATTGGTCAAATACCTCACGAGTTTCCTCTGCTGTTTCATAAACTAAAGTAACAGATATGTTGTTGCCTTGCTTATAACCGGCTTCACCTTCAAGTGGGTTATCAGAAAACATCAAATAGCTTCCATTTGTAAGCTGCAAGGTTGCATTCATCACTTTATTTTGAATTTCATCAGGCAGGACGGGGTTATCTGGGTGCGGTGGCATATCCTTGTATTTACTCATATCTAAAATCTCTGCTTTAAAAACCGTTGCATAAAAATTCAACGCCTCTTCTGCATTACCATTAAATAACAAATACGGATAAGAATCAATCAACATGCGAAGCCCTTCCTTCTTTATCTATTTAACAATTTAAGAATAAATCATTTCATTGCTGTGGTCAAAAGAAAGCGCTCCAAAAAACTGAGCATGTCAAAGCTTAAGCTAGATGTAAATAATAACCCACTACAATAAGTCTAAAGTAGTGGGTTATTATTTAGTTGTATCATATACTTGTTATATTTGAGTCTCTTTCAAGCCACTAAGCATCCTTTTTTAGTTGAGCTACGCATCCTGAATATTTTGGTTGAACCATTCTAATAAATTTGGTTTATCGGTTTTTATTTGTTGTTGGATAACTCCAGGTAAACGCAATTCAATGATGTCTTTGTAACTCCAAAAATCGTACTCCACTTCAATTCTAAGAATAGTCGTATTCTGTTTTCGATGGTGTTCAGTCAATTGTTCTTCCGCTTCTTTTTTAAATTCAAGCTCAGCAATACCACTGTTTACCCACTTTTGTGCTACATGAAATTTAATAGCTACATATTCATTAACTGGATTGGCTTTGACTTCTGGAAAAAATGTAGCATTTCGACAAACTTTTTGAACCAGCATCCATTCATAGTCTGTAAATAGTCGCGAAATCTTATTCATATTTTCAGGTTTTAACCCTTGGTTACCTTTCTTCCATCGGTCCCAACTTTGTGGCGAAATGCCTAATTGTGAGGTGTAAAAAGCTTTTTCGCTAACAAACTGCTCCTTTATAGCTCTTAAAACAATTTCTACTAACGCTTCATGCATCTTAATCATTCCCCTTTCAATTAATAAATCTATCAAATAAGTGCTACCTTTATTTTACACCTATTACGTTAACTTTCAAATTTGAATGCCTTAGTTCTATAGGTTTTCTATAAAAAATAGTTCTGGCTGCTTTCTTCTTTCAATCCAGTGTTTTTCAATGGTAGAATAGAGTCATTACTGATTAACTAAATTTTAGGAGGCTTTCTATGAAAAAATTAAATTGGGGGATTTTAGGTTTAGGTCAAATTGCAACTGAATTTGCGGAGGCGTTTGATGTTGAGAATGCCGTACTTTATGCTGCTGGTTCACGAAATGATGAAAAAGCAGCAGCATTTGCCCAAAAACATGCGATTGAAAAATCATACGGTTCATATGATGCACTACTAGAAGACCCATCTATTGATGTTGTTTATATTGCTACACCACATAGCCATCATGCTGAATTGATTTTAAAAAGTTTAGAACATGGCAAACATGTTTTATCAGAAAAAGCCATCACCATGAACAATGGTCAATTAACTCAAGCTATGAAGTTAGCTAAAGAAAAGAAATTAGTATTAGCAGAAGCAATGGTCATTTACCATATGCCCCTTTACCACAAACTAAAAGAAATCGCTCAAAGTGGATCCCTTGGAAAGTTAAAGATGATTCAGGTTTCATTCGGAAGTTTAAAAGAAGAAGATCCAACCAATCGTTTTTTTAACAAAGATCTTGCTGGTGGAGGTTTACTAGATATTGGAATTTACGCCCTATCGTTCGCTCGCTTCTTCTTATCTAGTCAACCCAAAGAAATTCATACAACAATGAATTTTTATGAAACAGGTGTGGATGAACAATCGGGGATTTTATTGAAAAATGATCAAAATGAATTGGCTACTATTTCTCTTACCTTTAGAGCTAAAATGCCCAAAACAGGAATTGTTGCTTTTGAAAATGGTTTTATTACAGTCAATGATTTTCCTCGTGCAGACAAAGCAACATTAACTATGCCAGATGGTTCAGTGGAAACCGTTGAAGCTGGGGATACCAAGCAAGCTATGAATTATGAAATAGCTGATATTACCAACATGATTTTGTCAGATGGTCCAAATCCATCACTTGCTCTTACACATGATGTAATGGAAATCATGGATACATTAAGAAAAGACTGGGGACTTCACTACGATTTCGAATAAAATTTCTTAGTTCTCTCTTTAATATAAAAAAGTTTACTTCATTAAGACCTATTTAAAAGTTAAATATAGAAATACAAATAAGCAATTTTGTAATTTCAATCCTTATTCTGTCTAATCAAACGGAAGTAGACTCTGAGCTAATCGAATTAACCCTTGTTGCATCAACTCAAATGGAAATCGACTCTGAGCTAATCGAATTAACCCTTGTTGCATCAACTCAAACGGAAATCGACTCTGAGTTAATCGAACTAACCCTTATTGCATCAACTCAAACGGAAATCGACTCTGAGTTAATCGAACTAACCCTTATTGCATCAACTCAAACGGAAATCGACTCTGAGTTAATCGAACTAACCCTTATTGCATCAACTCAAACGGAAATCGACTCTGAATGTGTTAAAAAAACCTTATTGCGTCTACTTAAGTGCAATAAGGTTTTTTTATTGGTCGAACTAAATATTTATTTTTTTTGTGCCTATTTTCCTCTTAACGAGCTCGTTTAAACTACATCTTAGTTAAATAATCCTACAATAGCATTCCATATTTGACTAAAGAAGTTGCCGACTTTATCCACTAGGCCGCTATCTTCAGCTTGCTTTAAGGCGTCTCCGAATCTATTTTGAACCGTTTCAGATAAGTTTTTTAATTGTTCTTTTACTTCTGCCGAATCAATGGCACTTGTTTGTTGGTATTTTTCAAATAAAGCCATTAATTGATCAATTTGATCTTGTGTAACAGCATTTTGCAAATTATTTTTTTCTAACGCTTCATTAATGATGCGTTCAACATCTTCTTTCGTAGCTAGCTCGCCTTGCTGCTCTTTTAATTCTGCTAAACTTTGTTTGATGTCAATGATCGCTTGATCAAATTTAGCAGTATCAAATTCTTCATTACCCTCATTTTCTTGTGCAATATCATTCGTTGTTTCTAATTCATCTTGTGCTACTTCCATACGTTCTTGGTCTAATTCTTCTCCATTAACGTCAAACGCTTTGTAAATACCAGTTAAGGCACTTTCTCCTGTAACCTTGCTGACACTTGCTACTTCGATTTTCACGTCGGTTACTCCTGCAGTAATAGCAGCATTTGCATATTGATCTTGTGTAATTTGGCTAATGTTTTCTGGAGTGACAATTTCAACATCAACACCTTCACCAGCATCTTGTTTTTGTACCAATACAGATGAAATCATGCTGGACGTATTTCCGGAACCATCACCTAAATAGTTTATCAAGTCTTGACCTGTCACGCTTCCGACAGCTACATTTTCTGGGTTTTCAATTCCTAAAAGGTCTTCCGTTTCTGTTATTTGATTTTCAGATAGTCCACCGCCATAGATGAAAGTCGGTTTACCCCATTTTTCATCTACTACTGTTGTATCGATACCGTTCGTCGTTGCACTAGCAGATTGCGGCATAATAAGTAAAGAAGCTCCCAATAAGCTCATTGATGCTAAAGCTGTTAATCCAATTTTTTTAAACTGTGTCATTTTAAAACCCTCCATCACATTTTTTTGCTTATTTGCAGTTACTAAATTTATTCTTATAGCCAGTATACCTAATTATTCTTAAGATTTATCTAAGCCTTTAGACCTAAATAATGAAACAAAAAAATGATCCAGGAAATTCTCCCAAATCATCTCATACCTTTCAAGCTATGTGCAAGCATTACCCCTCCAAAGCAACTTTATGAAATAATGTAAATAATTGCTGTTCAAAAAATTGTTAGGTTTATTTGCTCTATGTGATCGCTATGTACCTTTAGAATAGCAAACTCTTCTAAAGTTGTCCAAACAAATTTTAATACTTTCTTAATTTTTTACAAAAAGCTGTCCAACCGGTTTTCAAAACGATTTATTCCTAAATTGAATTCAGTGATAAATAGCATAAGACTAGTCTTTTTCATACCTATTCCAATTTGGATTAACTCAGTCAAATTTCTGTCACTTTTCTAAAAATATTTAAGGTACTGATATTATTATGTGTCTAGGTTTTCCATAGAACAGTTAAGCCATAATACAATTTCTACCTGGTTTTTTAGCTTGATACGATTTCATATTCGCTTGATTAATAAAATCACTCAAAGTTTCATTGTCAAATTCTTTAATACCACTACATACCGGCCGACAGAGTCCTTTTTCTTAAGCTTTTTGCGTTTTATTGATTTTTTATTTTTGAATCAAAGTTTTTGCGCTCGATCGTTCCCCATTGTTTACTGCCTTTGCTGTAATTAAAGAATGCTTTTACTCTCCACCACACCGTTAGCTGACGGTAATAAAACTGTTCTAAAATACTTACCATAAATAACAATAAAATATCCTTCAAATTGCCATAACGTTTATAAGAGATTTCTTCAAATAAAATGGCCGAATAAGAAAATAGAATTCCCATCAAACACGTTACCAAAAAGATAAGTGCCACAGTTGAAGAAAGAATATTCAAGTAAATGGCTAATGCCATAACAATATATCCGACCATCTCAATAACTGGTCCCAATAACTCTACTAAAAAGAAGTACGGCATAGAAGCTAGTCCAACAGAACCGTATTTAGGATTGCTTATCATTTTTCGATGTCTATTCAAAGAATCAAATAGCCCTCTGTGCCACCTTATCCGCTGACTTTCCAATCCTTTATAGCTGTCAGGTGCTTGTGTCCAACAAACTGCATCT comes from the Carnobacterium sp. 17-4 genome and includes:
- a CDS encoding hydrolase — its product is MEEKKGSPSITTDLRKHYVSVPEIIDTASGIIINGKRFRSLIFTTDIAIIMNNDADAVIAVYPFSPHPAIIQGITNVASMPVLAGVGGGITNGHRSANIALFAEAHGCIGVVLNSPTPTETYQEIDQVVDIPIISTIVSEFSDIQSKLDAGVDILNVSGAARTTHIVREIRKKFPKVPIIATGGPTDESIKETIAAGANAITYTPPSNGELFSELMKKYRGQEEMNYERRQELEEKE
- a CDS encoding glycoside hydrolase family 73 protein encodes the protein MPLKKQKKKVYKTTKRKNTKKIVPSYILMTLFIFVFIFLGTLYFLSQEVSEVHMTQEETLDEEQFIVQIADYSKVLQEKYGVLPSISIAQAILESDWGNSELSIKNNNYYGIKGSSLEPTATMTTKEYVDGEWIEIKADFRKYATWQESMEDHSELFTKGTTWNEDQYAKVLAAADYKEAAYALQESGYATDPDYPEKLIRLIEQYNLNQYD
- a CDS encoding M15 family metallopeptidase; this translates as MKKNLALLLIATGILGGCEQFNQEASVQSSQSAETSSSSVSLTPEEEQKLAEEAEHQAMLDALPDVSTEDWNLELVNNWTKIDESIERPLSALSNGLLVDQRIIEDYTAMTEAGKEAGHEIVAVSTFRSVDLQTTNYNNRIQEYLDQGNSKEEAIKLTEDYIAIPGGSEHHTGLAIDVMDTEWLNSGKGLIAEFDTQESQQWLVEHAAEYGFVLRFPKGKEEQTGIEYESWHFRYVGKENAAYMKNYELSLEEYVALLSEAGK
- a CDS encoding PTS sugar transporter subunit IIC; its protein translation is MKNETLTDHLYKASQGIAAAVVVTLGIGLLIQSIGELLGFSTLVTIGAVTKTLLIPGLGIGISYYLKTDILTLLSATAAGVIGGRAYIFSDGILSLKSGEPVGALVAIGIAIAVGTFIFNKTRFNMILVPFASILISGIVGYFLSAPIAYTLNNISLLITSSVAGFPLLSSMVLGLIFGLLILSPASSAAIALALQLDGSAGAAALIGCSVQFTVFAFLSLKDNDAGTFLAQLIITPKLQTGNILKHPKVALFPLILGTLLAPVGVLIFGLEASAEIAGMGLCALVAVFGIASSQGMAATFYYLFVVVVLPALLTLLFKPFLIKSKLLKSNDLKITI
- a CDS encoding VOC family protein encodes the protein MLIDSYPYLLFNGNAEEALNFYATVFKAEILDMSKYKDMPPHPDNPVLPDEIQNKVMNATLQLTNGSYLMFSDNPLEGEAGYKQGNNISVTLVYETAEETREVFDQLKVDGKISMPLGETFWSPLFGNVVDRFGVEWQISTFVPGMMDKAE
- a CDS encoding Gfo/Idh/MocA family protein, which codes for MKKLNWGILGLGQIATEFAEAFDVENAVLYAAGSRNDEKAAAFAQKHAIEKSYGSYDALLEDPSIDVVYIATPHSHHAELILKSLEHGKHVLSEKAITMNNGQLTQAMKLAKEKKLVLAEAMVIYHMPLYHKLKEIAQSGSLGKLKMIQVSFGSLKEEDPTNRFFNKDLAGGGLLDIGIYALSFARFFLSSQPKEIHTTMNFYETGVDEQSGILLKNDQNELATISLTFRAKMPKTGIVAFENGFITVNDFPRADKATLTMPDGSVETVEAGDTKQAMNYEIADITNMILSDGPNPSLALTHDVMEIMDTLRKDWGLHYDFE
- a CDS encoding DUF1002 domain-containing protein, which translates into the protein MTQFKKIGLTALASMSLLGASLLIMPQSASATTNGIDTTVVDEKWGKPTFIYGGGLSENQITETEDLLGIENPENVAVGSVTGQDLINYLGDGSGNTSSMISSVLVQKQDAGEGVDVEIVTPENISQITQDQYANAAITAGVTDVKIEVASVSKVTGESALTGIYKAFDVNGEELDQERMEVAQDELETTNDIAQENEGNEEFDTAKFDQAIIDIKQSLAELKEQQGELATKEDVERIINEALEKNNLQNAVTQDQIDQLMALFEKYQQTSAIDSAEVKEQLKNLSETVQNRFGDALKQAEDSGLVDKVGNFFSQIWNAIVGLFN